The genomic region GGGCCATTCGTCCCCTGCCGTGTGCTGTGCGGCCTTCTGGAAGGCTTCCACGGATTCGTGCTGGTTGGGCGGCTGAAAACCCGTGTGCTCGACGTACATGCGATGAAACCGTTCATGGCGGTTGCTGTGCAGGGTCCATCCGCTTTCCTTCTTGGTGAACCCGCACAGTCTGGCCGCATAGGACAGCTTTTCCTGCCACTTGTCGCCCATCCCGCTCGGCATGAGATTATGAATCCCCGGCCTGTCGGATTGGCTGACCCAAGGCAGCGCACGCTCCAGAGCATCCTGCTGCTTGTCGGACAGATTGAACAGCGTCCTGGGCCGTCCCCCCTTGGTCCCGTACCGGACGAGAAGGCTGCGGCCTTCCCTGTCCCAGTCCGCGACCAGATCGACTTTGGCCGATTCTTCCCGGCGTAGTCCCAATTCCCATTGCAGGCGGATCTGGGCGGCACACCGGGGACCATATTCATAGCCAAGCTCGTTTTCCAGCTTGTCGATTGCCCCCTGCACGAAGGCGGGGGCAACCGCTTTGCTACTGGCGTTGGCAATGCTGCCCCGCCGGACGTCGAACACATCATTGGTCGGGCTGATGCCGGTATTCCCGTATGCCTTGCAAAGGTCACGGGCTGCCGAAAAAATTTCGGCGATGCGCCCGTCACCCCTGCCTTCTTCCTGCATTTGCCGGGCAACCGCCGCAAAATGCTTGTTCGTGATGTTGGTCCATTTGCGAACCCCGAACCCTGCACGGCGAAGCCGCTTTGCAAAGGCCTTGGCGTTCTGGCGGATCCTGTATTGTTTCGATTTGGGGCCGGACAGGGTTGCCCTGTTCGCGCCCAGTACCAGACTGATGGATTTTGTCATGGATTTCTCCTTCAAGAATAGTTCGGGGCAGCGCCCCGGGACAAAGCAGGTCGGACCTTCCCCGTTTGCCGGGGAATGACCTGCCCATGGCGCGAATGCGCCACACAACAACCGACACGGGACAAATCAATGTCCGTTTCCCACAGAAGGAAAAATCCTGAGAATCCATTCAATAAAGGGTGCCACCACGCAGGCTCGTTCGTCCTGCGCATAAGCGGTGGCCGTGGGGGAATTGCGACAACGACAGATTTCTAGATACCTGTCGTTTGTCCGGCGGGGGTGCTGTGTTCCAG from Pseudodesulfovibrio alkaliphilus harbors:
- a CDS encoding integrase domain-containing protein, with protein sequence MTKSISLVLGANRATLSGPKSKQYRIRQNAKAFAKRLRRAGFGVRKWTNITNKHFAAVARQMQEEGRGDGRIAEIFSAARDLCKAYGNTGISPTNDVFDVRRGSIANASSKAVAPAFVQGAIDKLENELGYEYGPRCAAQIRLQWELGLRREESAKVDLVADWDREGRSLLVRYGTKGGRPRTLFNLSDKQQDALERALPWVSQSDRPGIHNLMPSGMGDKWQEKLSYAARLCGFTKKESGWTLHSNRHERFHRMYVEHTGFQPPNQHESVEAFQKAAQHTAGDEWP